A single window of Macrobrachium nipponense isolate FS-2020 chromosome 31, ASM1510439v2, whole genome shotgun sequence DNA harbors:
- the LOC135206850 gene encoding uncharacterized protein MCAP_0864-like, whose protein sequence is MHPEDLGIPEDDDDGDDVKADFVDEMTPDEDPDFNEDLDSKVEMYKKENLASEDDNFSQKTDEYVLKLEKEDSEKSRMIEELKEKIEALTQDREKMERATRDLERLLEEKEMMIYLMPAEMDILRKEIAAKTEETEKLRKENEDKNSTITILENTVVVLDMEKETLHRDLSKMEDDRNLSNVQLNKQKEDLQRLREENRRKQKNIEVLQKENELWNIKINGLENEIEECKLQKQRADENWQQLQQCKAELADRQEELKEQMSKRTEKS, encoded by the coding sequence ATGCACCCGGAGGATCTTGGAATTCCGGAGGATGACGACGATGGCGACGACGTGAAAGCTGACTTTGTTGACGAAATGACCCCTGACGAAGACCCTGACTTTAACGAAGACCTCGACAGTAAAGTggaaatgtataaaaaagaaaatttagccAGTGAGGACGACAACTTTAGTCAAAAGACTGATGAATACGTCTTAAAGCTTGAGAAAGAGGATTCAGAAAAGTCTCGCATGATAGAAGAACTGAAGGAAAAAATAGAAGCTCTGACACAAGACAGAGAAAAGATGGAGCGAGCCACACGAGACTTGGAACGACTGctcgaagagaaagagatgatGATCTATTTGATGCCTGCCGAAATGGACATACTCAGAAAAGAAATAGCGGCAAAGACGGAAGAGACCGAAAAGCTACGAAAGGAGAACGAGGATAAAAACTCAACTATAACCATCCTGGAGAACACGGTCGTAGTTCTCGACATGGAGAAGGAGACCTTGCATCGGGATTTGAGTAAAATGGAAGATGACAGAAATCTGTCAAATGTCCAGCTGAACAAGCAGAAGGAGGACTTGCAGAGACTCCGAGAAGAGAATCGGAGGAAACAGAAGAACATCGAGGTTCTTCAGAAGGAAAATGAGCTATGGAACATAAAGATTAATGGcttagaaaatgaaatagaagaatGCAAACTTCAGAAACAGAGGGCTGACGAAAATTGGCAACAACTGCAACAATGTAAAGCAGAATTAGCCGACAGACAGGAGGAGCTCAAAGAACAGATGTCCAAAAGGACAGAGAAATCCTGA